In Marinobacter antarcticus, one genomic interval encodes:
- the rsmA gene encoding 16S rRNA (adenine(1518)-N(6)/adenine(1519)-N(6))-dimethyltransferase RsmA produces MSKKAGHQARKRFGQNFLHDPGVIEHIIRAIHPKPDDAIVEIGPGLGALTEEILAVNPKLQVVELDRDLIPILRTKFFNYPEFRLHQADALKFDFSQLTDGKPLRIIGNLPYNISTPLIFHLLSQAGVVQDMHFMLQKEVVQRMAAVSGDNNYGRLGIMTQYFCKVQPLFEVGPDAFRPSPKVDSAIVRLVPYTELPHPAKDLGTLQAVVRTAFNARRKTLRKALGGLVTVEQLQALGINDGLRPENLSLADYVSIADFLVGEKGIDGSGGDSND; encoded by the coding sequence GTGAGCAAAAAAGCCGGCCATCAGGCCAGGAAACGGTTTGGCCAGAACTTCCTTCACGATCCGGGCGTTATCGAGCACATTATTCGCGCCATTCACCCTAAACCGGACGATGCCATTGTAGAAATCGGCCCCGGCCTTGGTGCTCTGACGGAGGAGATCCTGGCCGTCAATCCGAAGCTCCAGGTGGTGGAGCTGGATCGCGATCTGATTCCCATACTGCGCACCAAGTTTTTTAACTACCCGGAATTCCGTTTACACCAAGCCGATGCGCTGAAGTTTGATTTCAGCCAGCTCACAGACGGAAAACCCCTGCGTATTATCGGCAACCTGCCTTATAACATCTCCACGCCTCTGATTTTTCACCTGCTGTCTCAGGCGGGCGTGGTGCAGGACATGCACTTCATGCTGCAGAAAGAAGTGGTGCAGCGGATGGCCGCAGTATCCGGCGACAACAATTATGGCCGGCTGGGTATCATGACCCAGTACTTTTGCAAGGTTCAGCCCCTGTTTGAAGTGGGGCCCGACGCGTTCAGGCCTTCTCCTAAAGTTGATTCTGCCATTGTGCGCCTGGTTCCCTACACTGAGCTGCCTCATCCGGCGAAAGATCTCGGTACGCTGCAAGCCGTGGTAAGAACCGCGTTTAACGCGCGCAGAAAAACCCTGCGCAAGGCGCTGGGTGGCCTGGTGACCGTTGAGCAGCTGCAGGCCCTGGGAATCAATGATGGCCTGCGACCGGAAAACCTCAGTCTGGCGGACTATGTGAGTATCGCGGACTTCCTGGTAGGCGAGAAAGGCATCGATGGCAGTGGTGGGGACAGCAATGACTGA
- a CDS encoding symmetrical bis(5'-nucleosyl)-tetraphosphatase — translation MTDYAIGDIQGCYDRLKDVLAKVNFSPSRDRLWVAGDLINRGPSSLKTLRYIESLGDSAVVVLGNHDLHLLAVALGGHAPKRKDTLAEILNAPDRDKLVSWLRRQHLCVHDSERNFMMAHAGVPHIWSIQQALAYAREVEEVIRGEHAPEYFARMYGNKPEGWNENLAGMDRWRVITNYFTRMRFIASDGRLELTAKESADSAPEGFAPWFEFPRTDDLRVIFGHWAALEGKTGIDRFIGLDTGCVWGGTLTMMNLDTGEKIHCDC, via the coding sequence ATGACTGACTACGCCATAGGCGATATTCAGGGCTGTTACGATCGCTTGAAGGATGTCCTGGCCAAGGTGAATTTTTCACCTTCCCGAGATCGCCTTTGGGTGGCGGGTGATCTGATCAATCGGGGACCGTCATCCCTGAAAACCCTGCGCTACATTGAAAGCCTTGGCGATTCGGCTGTGGTGGTTCTGGGTAATCACGACCTGCATCTGTTGGCTGTGGCTCTTGGTGGCCACGCGCCGAAGCGCAAGGATACGCTTGCAGAAATACTGAACGCCCCGGATCGCGATAAGCTGGTGAGCTGGCTGCGCCGGCAGCATCTGTGTGTGCACGACTCTGAACGCAACTTCATGATGGCTCATGCTGGAGTGCCCCATATCTGGAGCATTCAGCAGGCCTTGGCCTATGCCCGTGAAGTGGAAGAGGTAATTCGCGGGGAGCATGCCCCGGAATATTTTGCGCGGATGTACGGCAACAAGCCGGAGGGTTGGAATGAGAATCTCGCAGGTATGGATCGCTGGCGAGTCATCACTAACTACTTCACCCGGATGCGTTTTATTGCCAGTGATGGCAGGCTTGAACTGACCGCCAAAGAGTCCGCCGACAGCGCGCCGGAAGGCTTTGCACCCTGGTTTGAATTCCCCCGCACTGATGATCTGCGCGTGATCTTCGGGCACTGGGCTGCCCTTGAAGGCAAAACCGGCATCGACCGGTTTATCGGGTTAGATACCGGCTGCGTCTGGGGCGGTACACTCACGATGATGAACCTGGATACTGGAGAAAAGATCCATTGTGACTGCTGA
- a CDS encoding DUF423 domain-containing protein, whose translation MRLPIVTGAFFALMAVMAGAFGAHGLRNVVSERSLEVFQTAVTYQMYHAIALLLVALLSGFGLSRRLLGFAAGFFLTGILLFSGSLYTLVLTDIRWVGPITPMGGVCFMIGWALLLTAGVRRQANKDRG comes from the coding sequence ATGCGCCTGCCCATAGTTACCGGTGCTTTTTTTGCCCTTATGGCGGTTATGGCAGGCGCCTTTGGTGCTCACGGGCTGCGCAATGTTGTGAGCGAGCGCAGCCTGGAAGTCTTCCAGACGGCGGTTACCTATCAAATGTATCACGCCATTGCACTGTTGCTGGTTGCCCTGCTGTCCGGGTTTGGCCTTTCACGGCGACTGCTGGGATTCGCTGCCGGGTTCTTTCTCACGGGTATCCTGCTGTTTAGTGGCAGCCTGTACACACTGGTGTTGACCGACATACGCTGGGTCGGCCCTATCACGCCGATGGGTGGCGTATGCTTTATGATTGGCTGGGCATTGTTGCTGACAGCTGGCGTACGCCGGCAAGCAAATAAAGACAGAGGTTGA
- the thiS gene encoding sulfur carrier protein ThiS, translating to MQVQVNGEAMDLPEGATVAALVERMTLAGKRLAVEVNEDIVPRSQHAKFTLSNGDRVEVVHAIGGG from the coding sequence ATGCAAGTTCAGGTAAATGGTGAAGCCATGGACCTCCCTGAAGGAGCCACGGTTGCAGCGTTGGTGGAAAGAATGACCCTCGCGGGCAAGAGGCTGGCGGTGGAAGTGAATGAAGACATTGTACCCCGCAGCCAGCACGCCAAATTTACACTGAGTAACGGCGATCGCGTTGAAGTGGTGCACGCGATCGGGGGCGGCTAA
- a CDS encoding thiazole synthase, with the protein MTDTQEIQLPEDKPLEIAGRIYQSRLLVGTGKYRDLMETGHAIEMSGAEIVTVAVRRSNLGQNPDEPNLLDVISPERYTILPNTAGCYTAKDAVRTCKLARELLDGRDLVKLEVLGEHKTLYPNMPETLVAAEELIKDGFKVMVYCSDDPLLAMRLEEMGCIAIMPLGAPIGSGLGIQNRYNIRLIVENAKVPVLVDAGVGTASDATIAMELGCDGVLMNTAIAQAKDPIKMANAMRLAIEAGREAYLAGRMPKKLYASASSPLDGTFF; encoded by the coding sequence ATGACCGACACGCAAGAGATCCAGTTGCCCGAAGACAAGCCTCTTGAAATTGCAGGCCGTATTTATCAGTCACGGCTACTGGTTGGCACTGGCAAATACCGCGACCTGATGGAAACCGGCCACGCCATTGAAATGAGCGGCGCTGAAATCGTGACCGTAGCCGTTCGCCGTTCGAATCTGGGGCAGAATCCGGATGAGCCCAACCTTCTGGATGTAATCTCTCCAGAGCGCTACACCATTCTGCCCAACACGGCGGGCTGTTATACGGCCAAAGACGCTGTACGTACCTGCAAACTGGCGCGGGAGCTGCTCGACGGCCGGGATCTGGTCAAATTGGAAGTGTTGGGTGAACATAAGACCCTGTACCCGAACATGCCGGAAACCCTGGTGGCTGCGGAAGAGCTGATCAAAGACGGCTTCAAGGTAATGGTCTACTGCTCCGACGATCCCTTGCTGGCCATGCGCCTCGAGGAGATGGGCTGCATCGCGATCATGCCGCTGGGTGCGCCGATTGGCTCTGGCCTGGGCATCCAGAACCGCTACAACATCCGGTTGATCGTCGAAAATGCCAAGGTGCCCGTGCTGGTGGACGCCGGTGTAGGCACCGCATCCGATGCCACCATCGCCATGGAGTTGGGCTGTGATGGAGTGTTGATGAATACCGCCATCGCCCAGGCGAAAGACCCGATTAAAATGGCCAACGCCATGCGCCTGGCCATTGAAGCTGGGCGGGAAGCCTATCTCGCGGGGCGGATGCCCAAAAAGCTCTACGCGAGCGCGTCGTCGCCCCTTGATGGCACCTTCTTCTGA
- the slmA gene encoding nucleoid occlusion factor SlmA: protein MTDQKPSRREAILHALLELLENDPGARITTSVLARSVGVTEAALYRHFPSKRKMFEALLEFAEEAVFSRCQVILQEQDDVRVRLQQLVHLVLVFAERNPGLCCVLTGDALVGENEALRKRASQFFERLETQVRQTLKEGEIRQGLRPRTSATRGADFVLVFMEGRIQRFIRSSFSRLPSTDFDESWGLVAEAVWS from the coding sequence ATGACCGATCAGAAACCCAGTCGCCGGGAAGCGATTCTCCACGCCCTTCTGGAACTCCTGGAAAACGATCCAGGGGCCAGAATCACTACCTCTGTGCTTGCCAGGTCTGTTGGTGTGACCGAGGCGGCACTATACCGTCACTTTCCCAGCAAGCGGAAAATGTTTGAAGCGCTTCTGGAGTTTGCGGAAGAAGCTGTGTTCTCTCGCTGCCAGGTGATCCTTCAGGAACAGGATGATGTACGAGTCCGGTTGCAGCAGCTGGTGCATCTGGTGCTCGTCTTCGCCGAGCGCAATCCGGGGTTGTGTTGTGTTCTTACGGGAGATGCTTTGGTGGGCGAAAATGAGGCGCTGCGCAAGCGTGCCTCTCAGTTCTTCGAGCGTCTGGAAACCCAGGTGCGACAAACATTGAAAGAAGGCGAGATCCGCCAGGGTTTGCGGCCGCGCACCAGTGCGACTCGGGGTGCGGATTTTGTTCTGGTGTTCATGGAAGGCCGGATTCAGCGGTTTATCCGCTCGTCGTTTTCCCGGCTGCCCTCAACCGATTTCGACGAAAGCTGGGGGTTGGTTGCTGAGGCTGTTTGGTCGTAG
- a CDS encoding inositol monophosphatase family protein, translating into MSDSVSLRGITDFAEDLAREAGELIRRERDHNILRTDYKQQTELVTHADIMADEFITGAIRKRFPDHRILSEESMPDLSQAEELETPLWIVDPIDGTVNYAYGHAQVAVSIAYAENGRVQSGVVHAPFPGETFRATRGDGATLNGNPVYHSGATVPRDSLFATGFPYTKDNLAPLISRLDAMIHQCRDLRRIGSAALDICWVACGRLDIYYENVSPWDFAAARLIALEAGATAGHFSEVPDGYPADLWGRDILISAPAIWEPVRQILRSASGYE; encoded by the coding sequence ATGTCTGATTCTGTTTCCCTGCGGGGCATTACCGATTTTGCTGAAGATCTGGCCCGGGAGGCCGGAGAACTGATTCGCCGGGAGCGTGATCACAACATCCTGCGCACCGATTATAAGCAGCAGACTGAACTGGTCACCCACGCCGACATCATGGCCGATGAGTTCATCACCGGCGCCATCCGCAAGCGCTTCCCCGATCACCGCATCCTGTCCGAAGAATCCATGCCGGATCTCAGCCAGGCTGAGGAGCTGGAAACACCCCTGTGGATCGTTGACCCCATCGATGGCACGGTAAACTATGCCTACGGCCACGCGCAGGTTGCAGTGTCCATCGCCTACGCTGAAAACGGCCGTGTACAGTCCGGCGTGGTACACGCACCTTTCCCGGGCGAAACCTTCCGCGCCACCCGCGGCGATGGCGCCACGCTCAACGGCAATCCTGTTTATCACAGCGGCGCTACGGTTCCGAGGGACTCGCTTTTTGCAACCGGCTTCCCCTACACCAAGGACAATCTGGCTCCCTTGATAAGCCGCCTGGATGCAATGATTCACCAGTGCCGCGACCTGCGCCGCATCGGCTCTGCTGCTCTGGATATCTGCTGGGTGGCCTGTGGTCGACTGGACATTTACTACGAAAACGTCAGCCCCTGGGATTTCGCCGCCGCCCGCCTGATAGCCCTGGAAGCAGGCGCTACAGCCGGCCACTTCAGCGAGGTACCTGACGGTTACCCCGCCGACCTCTGGGGCCGCGACATCCTGATTTCAGCGCCCGCCATCTGGGAACCTGTTCGCCAGATTCTTCGTTCTGCTTCCGGTTATGAGTGA
- a CDS encoding pyridoxal phosphate-dependent aminotransferase: MDIHNDQRFAINLNVRGIQPSATLRINELSNQLRSEGKDIIKLGLGQSPFPVPERVVDALKEHAHEKDYLPVKGLKSLRESIAGYINRSERMRCTWEDVLIGPGSKELLFILQLAYYGDLLIPRPSWVSYAPQARIIGRSVHWLPTHAENNWQLTAEELDIICRDDVSRPRILILNYPSNPTGCTYTDDQLLAIANVARKYRLILLSDEIYGEVHFEGRHKSIARYYPEGTIISTGLSKWAGAGGWRLGTFIFPKELRPLQDAMAIIASETYTATSAPIQHAAITAFDGGDDIDEYLKQSRRVLKVIGEYMHRRLSDMGAVVQKPEGAFYLFPDFSSFRDQLTRKDIKTSQAFCQSLLENTGVAILPASDFGFAPDHLAARLAFVDFDGAESLRLAGGDYGDQELADDFIEKACPRLMKAMDKMEAWLNHL; this comes from the coding sequence ATGGACATCCATAACGACCAACGCTTTGCGATCAACCTGAATGTTCGCGGCATTCAGCCCTCGGCCACCTTGCGTATTAACGAACTGAGTAACCAGCTCAGATCCGAAGGTAAGGACATCATCAAGCTCGGGCTGGGGCAGTCACCCTTCCCTGTTCCTGAGCGTGTAGTGGATGCGTTAAAAGAACACGCCCACGAAAAGGACTACCTTCCAGTCAAAGGCCTCAAAAGCCTGCGTGAATCCATTGCCGGCTATATCAACCGCAGTGAGCGCATGCGTTGTACCTGGGAAGACGTACTGATCGGTCCTGGTTCCAAAGAACTGCTATTCATTCTGCAGTTGGCCTATTACGGCGACCTTCTCATTCCACGCCCAAGCTGGGTTTCCTATGCCCCCCAGGCCCGCATTATCGGTCGCTCGGTGCACTGGCTGCCCACCCACGCAGAGAACAACTGGCAGCTGACCGCTGAGGAACTGGACATCATCTGCCGGGACGACGTTTCCCGCCCACGCATTCTGATTCTCAACTACCCGTCCAACCCCACCGGTTGCACCTACACCGACGACCAGCTGCTGGCCATTGCCAATGTGGCCCGCAAATACAGACTCATCCTGCTTTCCGACGAGATCTATGGAGAAGTGCACTTCGAGGGACGCCACAAGTCTATCGCCCGCTACTATCCCGAAGGCACCATCATCAGCACCGGCTTGAGCAAGTGGGCGGGTGCCGGCGGCTGGCGCCTGGGCACCTTCATTTTCCCGAAAGAGCTGCGCCCGCTTCAGGATGCCATGGCCATCATCGCCAGCGAAACCTACACCGCCACCAGCGCTCCGATTCAGCATGCTGCAATCACCGCGTTTGACGGTGGCGATGACATAGACGAGTACCTCAAACAATCCCGCCGGGTGCTTAAAGTGATTGGTGAGTATATGCACCGGCGCTTGAGCGACATGGGGGCCGTCGTGCAGAAGCCGGAAGGCGCGTTTTATCTGTTCCCGGACTTCTCCAGCTTTCGCGACCAACTCACACGAAAAGACATCAAAACCAGCCAGGCGTTTTGCCAGTCACTGCTGGAAAACACGGGCGTTGCCATTCTCCCTGCCAGTGACTTCGGGTTTGCGCCCGACCACCTGGCCGCGCGCTTGGCGTTCGTGGACTTTGACGGTGCTGAGTCTCTGCGGCTGGCCGGCGGAGACTATGGTGATCAGGAGCTGGCTGATGACTTTATCGAGAAGGCCTGCCCGCGCCTGATGAAGGCCATGGACAAGATGGAGGCCTGGCTGAACCACCTGTAA
- a CDS encoding ABC transporter substrate-binding protein, with translation MAKDFVEFVLDAEGQAIVSRSGFVSQNPLAVKPDLADTTPPTFKLLTQNYKRLTVNFRFSEGRTKLDNKAQRDLRRLAEYLIRESRSADDLMLIGFADQ, from the coding sequence ATGGCGAAAGACTTCGTGGAATTCGTACTTGATGCGGAAGGCCAGGCCATTGTTTCCAGATCAGGTTTCGTTTCCCAGAATCCACTCGCCGTCAAACCCGACTTGGCCGATACCACACCGCCCACCTTCAAGTTACTGACACAGAACTACAAGCGGCTGACCGTCAACTTCAGGTTCTCGGAAGGACGCACCAAACTGGACAATAAGGCGCAGAGAGACCTGCGACGGTTAGCAGAGTATCTCATCAGGGAAAGCCGCAGTGCCGACGACCTGATGCTAATCGGTTTCGCTGATCAGTAA
- a CDS encoding substrate-binding domain-containing protein, with translation MMQRRHSFGIPQSALPGMLSLLLLFHTSPGHTEEMEIHGSNTIGARLAPLLVKGFLTHRGYNPVQTIDNSKDNEKVLTGSQTGSSVRVLIAAHGSSTGFNALEARSADIWASSRAVKPAEVQQMAERANLEGLGNEHVIAIDGLAVLVHPSNQINQLSIGTLARVFSGEIRNWSEIGGANQSITLYARDDRSSTEAIPADRCQ, from the coding sequence ATGATGCAAAGACGCCACTCATTCGGAATTCCGCAAAGCGCTCTACCAGGAATGCTCTCTCTGCTTTTGCTTTTCCACACATCTCCCGGCCACACCGAAGAGATGGAGATCCATGGGTCCAACACCATTGGCGCAAGACTCGCGCCCCTGCTCGTCAAGGGCTTTCTCACACATCGTGGTTATAACCCGGTTCAAACCATCGACAACAGCAAGGACAATGAGAAGGTCCTGACTGGAAGCCAAACCGGTTCTTCCGTTCGAGTTCTGATCGCCGCCCACGGCTCCAGCACAGGCTTCAACGCCCTGGAGGCCCGCAGCGCCGATATTTGGGCTTCCTCCCGGGCCGTCAAACCGGCGGAAGTGCAACAAATGGCAGAGCGCGCCAACCTGGAAGGCCTCGGAAACGAGCACGTAATTGCCATTGATGGCTTGGCAGTTCTGGTTCACCCTTCAAACCAGATCAATCAGTTGAGTATCGGCACACTGGCGAGAGTATTCTCCGGCGAAATCCGCAACTGGTCAGAGATCGGCGGCGCCAATCAATCCATTACGCTGTATGCACGAGATGACCGCTCCAGCACTGAAGCCATCCCGGCTGACCGTTGCCAGTGA
- a CDS encoding DUF3301 domain-containing protein, which yields MTLGTLFWLFITTFAIWYWWRAKAIKDSVLQAAHRYCKTMDVMLLDDAIYLRGIWFKRDDNGQIRVWRRFLFDFTSTGEERYSGRIIMLGPRILHMELDPHRLP from the coding sequence ATGACTCTGGGAACTCTGTTCTGGCTATTTATTACAACCTTTGCCATATGGTACTGGTGGCGCGCCAAAGCCATAAAAGACTCCGTACTTCAGGCTGCGCATCGCTACTGCAAAACCATGGACGTCATGCTGCTTGATGACGCCATCTACCTGCGAGGTATCTGGTTCAAGCGCGACGACAATGGCCAGATCCGTGTGTGGCGGCGTTTCCTCTTTGATTTCACATCAACCGGCGAAGAGCGCTACAGCGGCCGGATCATCATGCTGGGACCCCGAATACTGCACATGGAACTGGACCCCCATCGTCTTCCCTGA